Part of the Mytilus trossulus isolate FHL-02 unplaced genomic scaffold, PNRI_Mtr1.1.1.hap1 h1tg000377l__unscaffolded, whole genome shotgun sequence genome is shown below.
GTCAGTTTAGAAAACCATACTAACTGTTTTTTCAGAAATTCATATCTAAGTAAAAAGGTCAGCAaaacaatcttttaaaaaattttccTTAAGCACTTTGCTTctaaataattcaatttaataCAAAGTGAACAAAGTACGTGTTAGTAACGCCCCAAATAACGTTCGTATTCATATGGAAGTGGGTATATTAAACTGTCTTGTCTTTTGTTATTCTAATGTATGACACATTTCCAGTTTACCTTTTATGcgacaaaaaatattcttttaattgCATTGTAAgtttagataaatatttctCGTTACAGGGAACCACTTGAACCAGGACTGAAGTTAGCCGTTACACTCAGACATTTGGCTACCGGTTCCACGTATGCTGATCTTATGTATGCCTTTCGTGTTGCCCGGAACTCCATATCACTCTTTGTGCCTAAAGTCTGCGAAGCAATTTACTTAGCATACAAAGATGAAGTCATGCCGGATGAGATTACGACGGAATATTGGATGCGTATAGCATCTGACTTTGAAAGAATATGGAACCTCCCACACGCTTGTGGTGCTTTGGATGGGAAGCACATTAGAATAAGAAAACCGCCTAACTCGGGGTCGTTATTTTTTAACTACAAACATTTCTTCTCTACAGTGATGATGGCTCTAGTTGATGCAGATTATAAGTTTATTTGGCTGAGTGTGGGCTCATACGGAAGTGCATCTGATAGCCAGATATTTAGGGACTCGGAACTACGACCAATGTTAGAAGATGGAACTTTGGATCTTCCGCCTCCCTCCCCTCTTCCAAAtggtgaaacagatattccttattttcttattggCGATGACGCATTTCCTCTCCGATCATGGATGATGAAACCCTATTTAAGAAAACGTTTAGACCACGATGAGCGCATCTTTAACTATAGGTTGTCCCGTGCACGTAGAATTGTGGAGAATGCTTTTGGCATTCTTGCCATGAGATTTCAGATTTTGATTGGAACTATGCAACAACTGCCAGAAACAGTAGATTTAATCGTACTGTCTTGTACTACTCTTCATAACTTACTTCGGATAAGGAAACGTGCTGATCTACAACTGTTTGCTGACGAAGAAGACAACAATCATAATTTAATAGAGGGACAATGGCGACAAGGTGCGCAACTTACCGACGGAGACCCAGGGTATCAGAGAAATTTTGGTAACGCTGCTGGAATTGATCAAAGGAACTATCTTAAAAATTACTTCAACTCGGAAGCAGGCGCCGTAGATTGGCAAGAGAACATGATTTGACTGGTTCAGAaacattgattgttttgaatgcaTCAGTATTGTGTTAATTGatgtaatgtttaaaaataaaaatttagataTAGATAGGACTATAAAAAATCTCAGAATGAGGTTCTATCATAATGAATAATTCACTCCAACTTTGTTTGACATACACTTTATAATACAAATTTGTTGCAATACTAGTACTTGGAATGGTATTTAAGGGATGGAATATGAGTGAAgacggggaatgtgtcaaagaggcaacGACCCAACACGCGCAAAAAAGAATAGGTTGAGTTTAAACACAAACTTTGATAAGCATCAATAAATGAGTTTCAGaatgattttgacatttaagcTAAACGACGGTTGTCACACTTGAAGCAGGAGCTGCTAACCCTTCCAGGGTACTTGAGTTCaccacattttgtttttgtttggggTCCATGttgctttgtttttagtttttgttatgTTGTTATTTGTGTTGCCTGTTGTGtatttgccatggcattgtcttctTTGTGGTTTATGATAATTGATTGCTCCTTAGTGTGTTCGAATTTGATTTACAACTAAATGTACATTGAAAAGGGCACAGGCGCCAAGTAATGGCAAAAGATTCCGTTTGCATATTACACTTTTCAGCGATGtcattttttattggttttgtttaaaaattttggttcctaaaataaacaacataaacaaatgtgGATTAACCTATTTCTTTTCATTCTCAAAAAAAGCTACAAATTTTCTACAATCTACAAATAGTTATACATTTAAAGGTTCTCTATTCAAGATTTTCCTAAATCTtttctaaatgaaaataaacagtcATTCACGTCGAAGATCTATATGAAAGGTGTTTCTGGGTTTATTGTCTCATAAGCATCCGTCAGTACTGATGTTGTATCTGTCGCAGTTGATTCAATAGCACTTGGTGTCTGACTTGTAGTGTGAGTTGAGTATACTGTCTGTTGCTGTTGACCCATTAAGATAGGTTGCAAGTTAGTCGGTTGCAGTTCTGCCCATTGGTATCGACCATATTGTTGAAGGACGTCAGCTGGCGGATTCGAAGCTGCTAAGTTGCGTGCAATGATATAGTCGCGATCAGTAGACATTTGTTGCGGCTGACGATGCCTGAACGACATGGATGATGTTGTCGGTCTAATTGAAGGCCTGTTATTTCCTACTGCAGTTTGCTGTTGAGGTTGTAATTGGGTAAATTGAGGTAATGTTTGGCGATTTACTTGCTGGGAAGGGTCTGTGAATGTAGATGAAAGCTGGGATGGCTGTATAAAATCATCCCTTGGCGGTTGTTGTGTTTGACGCTGTTCCTGTTTAGACTGTTTAACATACTCCATTGCCTTGAAGATAGTTTCATTCGTAAAATCCTCCAGACAGGAAAGGGTCATCTTTGCCATTAGCGTACTAAGGAAATCGCAGGTCTTCTCTATGTCACTCTTTGGGACTGCTAACTGCTGAGAAACTTTTTCTAGGCAGTCAGATATCTTTGTTGTAGTTGACGATGTTGTCACTGACTGTGGTGTACTTTCCATGGTCGTTATTGATGGAACTGATGACTCACTGCAGTCTGAGTACCGGTCAGGTTTCTTGATCTGTGACCCCTTGGTTCCTCTTGCCTGACAGACAAAGGGTTTTACAAACTCGAATTTCTCCAACAACCAGCTAGTTCTAGATGTTAGCAAACCATCTCCGACACCGGCTCCGGATCGTGTGgtgttttctcttttctttactTCTTTCACATACGTGGTTCTTAAGGACGTATACCATCTTTGAAGATCACCGGGATTCAACTTCATCCTCTGTTCCATTTCATGCCATGTTCGCTCTTTTTTATCGCGATTTTTGAAATCAATACTTGTCTTGTCGTATAGAAAACGATTTGACTTTAACCACTCAATTACTTCGTCTTCCTCTTCGATCGTCAGTATTCTCGCACTTTTAGTTTTGGGTTTATTCTTCTTGCGAGTCTGAAAATACACAATGTCCATTTTCGTGATAACTATCAACGACTTTACTATAAAATACactcataaatatttttataatgaccGGTCTTTCAAGAAGTTCATATGCTGATTGCAATTGTTTGAAAAGTATCATAAACattgttatcttttttaattacatttttgcCAATACGTTCAACAACAGTTATACACTGGCCTCTGGATATAGATTCCgtgttataattattttaactttaatcTTATTATATTGCTATTCTGTCCAACTAATCTGATTTAAATAATGCAGATTTTCTTTGCATGTATCgtattttgatgatttatttgaataaaatgcaGTTCCTCAATTGCCAATTTCACTAAATATCTGTCTATGAAActcatacattttttatgtgCTTTATAAAGGTGATTTTCAAAGACATTGAATAAGCAAATCTCACTTACTGCTGCACTGGTTGTGGCAGTGGTTATCAAATCGTCCTCATCTGAGGCAAAGTTTGAGCCGGCTGTATCAACATTGTCAGTATCTGAAAGTTGCTGCTCAGGATATTCGATACCAACGGTTGGTGGGTTTGCCTCTGGTGGTGGTAATTCGGCGGGGTTTGGTGTTTCGGGCGATGGTGGTGGTGGTGTAGGGGATCTAGGTGAAGCAGGATTTGTCTTCCTTTTCCTTGCAGCAGGTCTTCTCTTTGGAGCCATGATTCAATAGTAAATTGCGACTTCCTTCTTCCACGATTTTATAACAACTGAAACGAACtattagaataaaaacaaaaccccAATTTTATCGTCAaatcatttgttaaatattccTATTTGTAAAACATTCGCAAAGCACTCGCAAAGCAGTCGCAAAGTATTCGTATACATTCGTAAAGCAATCGGATATATTCGTAAAGCACTCGCGTGAATTCGTATCAATTCGTTAATCCATTGCAAAGCGATCGTAAACTGCTCGCAACTATTCGTAAATGAATCGTTAAACATTCTTAAATCAAACTGTTCACGATTTCTTGCGAATGATTTACGAGTTGTTGCGATCGGTTAACGATGCATTAACGAATTGTTGCGAGTGATTTGCGAGCTCTTTACGAATGAAATGATTCGTGGACATTCGTGTAAAATTTTTGGCATGtccaaaaatttccaaataGTTTTACGAATCGATACGATTGTCTGCGAATGTCTACGATTTGTTTAAGAGTGGTTTACGATTGCTTGCGAGTGATTTACGATTGCTTGCGAGTGGTTTACGATTGCTTGCGAATGCTtgcatttgataaaacaaacaacattcgTAAGGAATCGTAAGACACATTCGTGTATGTGAAGGGGGTATAACCGTTGAATGAAAATGCCAATGATAGaggtttattataaaaaatgttttactgtgttaaaaaaacttcgacttaaacaatgaaaacttacactttggacatgaaatattttgtcgatgaaaaaaattaaattatgtcacttctgaaattagtttgtcgataacgtaacttattctgacggtaaagaaacgcgaattcgatcactactctgttacgggctgtataTTGTATTATAGAAGTCTAATGCATTTTGCTTGAAGTCAGCcaaaacaatatgtttaaactcAATCTAGTGTTTGAAACTTTTTGGATAAACGGGAGTTGAATTTCAAACGTTGAATAATAGTGATTAAACCACCCTAGCAATGTAAAGatgactggtttttttttgtgtacttttattgCAAATAACAAGACTCTCGgaacaatataaaatgtgttgACTCTGTTTGCTGCGTTCAATCTCCAATTAGTTCATACTGGTACTCTCGGCTACGGTATATATCTACATGTAGGAACCAGAATATATCTACAGCCTACATGCTTGGATTAGAAACAGGGCTTTTGATCTCCTTTATACGGGACACAAACTGTATTAGTTATGGTAATTAGTCAACactattacaaaaataaatgtattaactGCATATCACATACAGTCTCGGAATGATATCATGCAACTCTTTATGAGTAACTTTGGTAAAAAAGTAAGAAATTACTTTTCCCATTCGGtagtttacttttttgttatttgtttccGTAATGAATAAAGTAATTGCCACTGCACGCTGAGGAATCAATCATGTTGTGGGTAAACTTCAAAGACATAGAAATGCGAAAAATAGTATGTTATAAGtcgaatttgaaaattttagtcaAATCTGTGGaatgaatttgacagcttttaactgttaaaaaatagttaaagtaCTACTATTATTCTGATAAAAAAAGTCGTTGTTGTTTAATGCAATATTATATACGAGATTACATACGGTTCAAAGTGTACTATAATTCAATATTGATGATTATAAAAGTGTCTTTTGTATTAATACAATGATTACCTGGATTGTTGCTTTTCATTTAGAtactaaaaaaatcttaaattgtaTGAACGTCTGCCatcaataatcaaatattttattagtaTAGAAGTTTGATTCAGtctgaaaaaaaatgcacaagGGTTatatgttctttgttatttgatttcagtagtatgtttatttaaagcacaatttttatttgaatgtatTTCTGGCGTATCTTAATATTCCTTAGTCTGACCGACctatagcaaaaaaaaaataacgagcATTCGTATTGTCTTTTATGAAACAAATGTAAATCTGGACGAAATCATAAATTTATGTTAAGATTCGATTAAAATAGATGCTTCCTTGAAATTATAGGTATAGGTTAGCATTCCATTGGTTAGATCGTCAGCCAGCAATGTTTGacattatttcttattttaaacttGGGTATCTTTTTCTCAAAACAAATGTGCAAATGAATATCATCATTTCAATAAAACAACTGATTGATATATAAGCACGGTAATACTTGACATTTAGTTTTCCACGAAAATTATAAgtttaatcatataaatattaacCCATAAACTTTAAGTTTAGCCGTTTGTCAACATTGACAGAGATGTTTTATAACTAATTGATATATAAGCACGGTAATACTTGAATTTAGTTTTCGCAGAAAAGGATTAGTTTAATCATATAAATAACCCATAAACTTAAGGTTAGACGTTTGCCAACAATGACAGAGATGTTTTATAAAGGTAATCTTAAGTTCGGTCTGATCTTATAAGCTATTAAACTTGAACGTTTCTAAGCAATGACTgacattgatatttttgatgatTAGAGGTATATATCtattttgacttttgagtttcAGGTGctctgcctttttttttaaaacaaatttgaacagACTACAACATTTTAATGATTTACAAGTTCTTTTGACCTTTTGAAAAGatgtagtttaaaaatgtaACGTGGACAGATCGCATACCAACAAACAACATATTCCATCATATTGAGTTAAATTAATCTTAACAAAGTATATATCGTTAATGTAACAACACCACTACATTTAGCTAAACATAACATGTAAACGTATATATTTCAGATTAATATAGGGTTAAAGGCATGCCAAAAACCACATAAATGAGATAACTATAAATCACAATTTGACGGGGATAATGATAGATTATCGGTCGATCATCATATTTGAACGCCGTAGAATTACCTTCCTATAATTATCAGTCGGAAATGCAATTAGTAAATTATCGAAGACAATCTATTATTATTGATCATAATTGCATTTATGGTCgacaatttataatatatagaaCGCGGGAGCcacattattaaataataacagCTTAAACAGGCGATTCGTCAATGCATTTATGCCCTGTGTTCACTGGCTATTTGTACCAAATCACAATTGGTAACGGCTATACTAGATAATTTCGTCCAACCATATCAATGTATATtggcaatttttaaaaagtgaatgAACATAAATACATGGAgttatttatttctgttatttgTAGAAAATTTAGAGTTCATATATAGTTGTATCGGTCGTAAATgcataaaattcataaaacatcatACAATTCTCACATTCGTGCTGTTTTCATAACAACgaaaaccaatttgaaaattcaGAGTTACATAAACATAAACGTGTTTGGGAAGTTTAATCTAGTGATGactattgtgattttttttcacaattcaaTGGTCCATGGCAATATAggagccatttaaaaaaatttaaaaagaaatttttggaattcAAAATACTCTATGCATATCGACTCATGCTGGGCAAGGTCAATTTACAGAATTGTTAAGTTAAGTCTATAAGTAAAAGtaaatttacaatgatttattactgatttgaaaaaatcacaaatagcAATTTACATAGTAACTCTTGCACATTCCAAAGTCAGGAACACAAATCAACATATTGGGTCACATTATGGTAATTTTCCATCATTATCGTCCATccaattttgcaaaatttgaaGGGAAATGTAGACCATAGAACGATCTAGAatgttcattttaaattttgaacttcCTTTGGGAAAAAGTTAAAATAGCAGGTAAGTTACGGTAAAAgtgatttaactttaaaagtcaTCTTACAAGGCGTTTCCCTATATGCCGACAAATCATGAACaataattcattgaatctttattttttgttttgaaacatACCAAATGTTGCTTTTTGACGATTACGCTTccgattttcaaaataaaaaaggccGAAAGTAGACATCGTTCATTTGTACACGAACAGAACAATAAAAACGTATACAATTCACCTAGAAACCGACAAATCGTTGATATAACATAGGCATAATATTGGCATtatattaagggcatacgatacagttacatgggaggtaatgacgttgctaacgtaaaatgttatttttcacgacgtcaaactgtgacatatcgggaaaagatgcatttttcacctgatttttatcattcaaactgatttattttgaaaacgagttcatggacccctattgttcaaaacagcaatttgtttcattttgcagggagattatgtgacccaaattttattaaactgtaaatagagattttttttaattttgataaacatccAGCAAAAAATTacgtattttcctcaattcatgaacttTTGATAAATAGgagttatttctgaaaaaaatgcatatttttttttaggatacttataaaatacagaaattaccgattatttaacaaaaaaacaacttgtgtttatcttttataacaaaaaagttatgtctttctttagaaaaagaaattacggccactaatctgaattttgagcaaatatacaaaatttcgacctcattttactcaaaaagtagcaaatgaaggtatattttttataacatatttgatttaat
Proteins encoded:
- the LOC134702035 gene encoding uncharacterized protein LOC134702035, with the translated sequence MAVTAAGREPLEPGLKLAVTLRHLATGSTYADLMYAFRVARNSISLFVPKVCEAIYLAYKDEVMPDEITTEYWMRIASDFERIWNLPHACGALDGKHIRIRKPPNSGSLFFNYKHFFSTVMMALVDADYKFIWLSVGSYGSASDSQIFRDSELRPMLEDGTLDLPPPSPLPNGETDIPYFLIGDDAFPLRSWMMKPYLRKRLDHDERIFNYRLSRARRIVENAFGILAMRFQILIGTMQQLPETVDLIVLSCTTLHNLLRIRKRADLQLFADEEDNNHNLIEGQWRQGAQLTDGDPGYQRNFGNAAGIDQRNYLKNYFNSEAGAVDWQENMI
- the LOC134702036 gene encoding uncharacterized protein LOC134702036; translation: MDIVYFQTRKKNKPKTKSARILTIEEEDEVIEWLKSNRFLYDKTSIDFKNRDKKERTWHEMEQRMKLNPGDLQRWYTSLRTTYVKEVKKRENTTRSGAGVGDGLLTSRTSWLLEKFEFVKPFVCQARGTKGSQIKKPDRYSDCSESSVPSITTMESTPQSVTTSSTTTKISDCLEKVSQQLAVPKSDIEKTCDFLSTLMAKMTLSCLEDFTNETIFKAMEYVKQSKQEQRQTQQPPRDDFIQPSQLSSTFTDPSQQVNRQTLPQFTQLQPQQQTAVGNNRPSIRPTTSSMSFRHRQPQQMSTDRDYIIARNLAASNPPADVLQQYGRYQWAELQPTNLQPILMGQQQQTVYSTHTTSQTPSAIESTATDTTSVLTDAYETINPETPFI